The sequence TTGTTTTCAAACACAAACAAACTTCAGAAAAGCGAGAGTTCGATTTACTAAATGGTTCTTTAATCGAAATGAAAGGCGAAACTCAAAAACATTGGTTACATCAAATTGCAACTACAAAAAAAATAACATCTCCTCGAATCAGTCTAACTTTCAGACAAATGAAGAAATAACTATCCTACTTCTAGTTGTTTTTATTTAGACTACGTCTTAATAATATTTATTTGTCTTATATTTTTAAAATTTATCACTGAATTTTCATCTCTTTTTTTAAGATAATTTTGTAGATTTTTTTTCAACATAGTTCAAAGTTTGTTTGATGTTCAATATTGAACACTTTATATTGTTTTAATAATAAAAATCAAGTTGTCTTATTTTTATTTAATCTAAATAAAGATATTTGTATTTGGAAATTATTGATTTCCATTAGAAAAAATGTTTAATTAAATTTTATAAAAATGATTAAAAATCGACTTTTAAACAATGAAAATTGTACAAGTATGTTGAGAAAATGGTTAGTACTTACACTCATCTTTTTTACTTCAATTTACTTTGCACATGCAAATCAACATTTTGATTTATTTAATTCTTCAAAGAAAATTTCATATTCAACAAAACTTAATTCGAATTGTGTTGAACCAACTGCACAACCAACCAATTTAGTTTTAACAAAATCTGGAATTATAATTAATGGGACATTTACTGTTTCAAATCCAACTGCAGATAAATATTTGATTTTAAGAAATATCGAAGGACAAACTCCAAATGTTCCAGTAAACGGAAATGTATATGCAGTTGGTCAGAACAATGCATTAAACGCATATGTGGTTTCTTATGGTTCAAGTACAACTTTTCAAACTCATTACAATCAAGGCGTGAGAGGTAATAATGCATATACATTTACTATTTACGCTGTAAATTCTGAATGTACTGGAGGTCCAATTTATTTAGTAACAAACCCATTAGTTGATTCAATTACAAACTGCCCTATCACATTAAACAGTATAACAGCAAGTGCAGCGACATCGAATTCATTTACACTGAGTTGGCCAATTGGAGAAAATGGAAATGCATTACCAATGAATAGAATTCTTGAAGTCGCTACAGATTTGAACTTTACTAATATGGTTTCCAATTCTCCATTCACGCTTGGAACTGAAGATATTTCTTTAAATATTACAGGACTTAATCCAAATACAAAATATTATTTTAGAGGAAAAAATGCAACTACAATTTGTGAAAGTGATTATGCTACAGTAGGAAATATTTTTACTACATGTCTTCCAGCTGGTACTTTTTACGAAACATTTGATCAAGTTACGGGTAATGTTTTGCCAAACTGTTGGTCAAAAATTACGGTTGGCGATAGTTCTTCTGTTCCGACTGTAAATGTAACATCAACGTATGCAAATTCTGCACCCAACGGTGTTACTTTCTACGGAAATGGCGCAGATATGACAAACTTAAATAACAAAGCAATATTGGTAAGTCCAGAGCTTTCTAATGTTGGTCAAGGAACACATAGATTAAGATTCAGTGCTAAAATGTCAAGTTCTGGGGGAACTTATGATTTACAAGTTGTAGCATTGTCATCTAATACTGCTGATACAGAAATTGAACTTATCGGAACAATTACATCATCTGAACTTACGCCAAGTTATCAAGAATTTTCTGTAAACTTTAACAATTATTCAGGAAATGCAAATTATATCGGAATCAGAAGAATAAACGGAAGTTCTTATTCTTATTTATGTGTAGATGATTTGATTTGGGAACCAATACCAACTTGTCCTGAATTACAAAGTGCTGCCGCATCAAATCCTACAATTGATGGAGCTACAGTTTCTTGGATAGATTCTATGGGAACGCCAACAAATGGATATGAATATTTTATTTCTTTAACCAACAATATGCCTTCAGAAAATGAGATTTTCGAAACTACAACAAATTCGACAATACAAGTAAGTGGTTTATCAAACGGAACCTATTATGTTTTTGTAAGAAGAGCATGTTCAAACGATGATAAAAGTCCATGGAAACAAACTACATTCTCAACCATTCCAACGGCTCCTGTCCCATGGTTAGAAGAGTTTGGAAATACAACTCCTTCGGGATGGACAATTTCAGGTTGGAGTTTAGGAACTGCTTCTGGTTATCCAGGTAATCCAGGAATGAATTTACATAAAAACTTATATGGTTCTGGATCTTCTTCTTCAGGAACTTTCACAACTATTCCAGTTGGACCTTTGAATACAAATAACTATGAATTGTCATTCGATTACAGACAAGGAAGTTACAATTCTCCTTATGCGCCATTAACAACTTGGGGGAATTTTACAATTGAAATCTCAACTGATTTTGGACAAACTTGGTCTCAAATCGGAATTGTAGAAGATGAGCAAGGAGAAGAAAACGGTACATATATTCATAAAATTTTCTCTTTACAAGGTTATCAATCTGAATATGTAAAAATTAGAATTTCAGCAACACGTACCGCAGGAGATTATTACTTATCTTTTGATAATTTTCAAATTAAACAACCAGTTGTACCAATCGAAAATGTAATTGTAACAACTGAGAATAATATAAATCCAGAAATTTTATCACAAAATGGTACTTTACAATTACTTGCTGCTGTAAATCCAATCAGCCAAAATCAAGAAGTAACTTGGTCTATTGTTTCTGGTGAAGAGTTTGCAACCATAAATCAAAATGGAGTTGTAACTGCTGTTGCAAATGGCGTTGTATTAGTTCGTGCTACTTCGGTTGCTGATCTAACTAAGTTTGATGAAATATCTGTAACAATTGAATTCGAAGAAGATCAAACAGAATATTGTATTCCAACATTTTTCTATCCGTCTTCTGCAGATGAAATTGTAGTTAATAATATTTCTTTGTCAGGTGAAACACTTACATGGAATGTTAATCCAGTATTATATAACGAAGCTGGTTATGCAGATTATACAAATTCAGAATCTGTAGATCTTTTAGCTGGAAACCAATATGTTTTAAATTTTCATTCGAACTGGCAAGATCCAAATTATGTAAATGTTCGTGCATGGGTTGATTACAACAACAATTTCGTGTTTGACAATGAAGAAGAAATTGGTTATTATAACACAGGAATTACATCAACTGGAGATGGCAGTTTTGAATTTACAGTTCCTCAGAATACTACACCAGGATTGTATCGTCTACGTGTAATGTTACAATTCCCTAACTCTGCTCCCGATAACCTTCATGCTTGTGGAACAATTAATTCATACGGAATCGCAATAGATTATAATTTACAAGTAATCGAAAGTAACATCATACAAGATGATTATTGCGAAGTTACTGTTGAGTATGGTGTAGAACCAATCACTTTGGTTAATTTTTCAGACTTGAATAATTCAACTTCTGCTAATGTTGATGGAACTCCAGCCTACGAAAACTTTACTTCAATGGTTGCAAATGTAGTAAAAGAAACAAGCTATAACTTAACGGTTAAAGGAAATACAAATGGAAACTTTGAACATGATATTAGAGTGTTTATTGATTGGAATCATGATTTCACTTTTGATATGGAAACAGAGTATTATACGGCATCACTATTACCATCAACAGGTACAGATGAAGTAAATGTGATAATTCCAATTCTTATTCCAGCAGATGCATTCGTAGGAAATACAAGAATGCGTATTATCAAAGATCAATGGAATATTTACGAAGCTGGTGAATTTAACGCTTGTACTGACGCGTATTATGGTCAAATTGAAGATTATACGATTCAGATTCAAGATGCAACAGCTAGTGTAAAACCATTTGATAAAACAGCTATCAGTATTTATCCAAATCCTTCAACAGGAATATTTAATATTTCTACAGAAATTTTATTGGATCGTATTGAAGTTTATAATGTTGCTGGACAACAAATTTTGACATCTAAAGCAAAAGAAGTTGATTTAACAGAAGTTTCTTCTGGAGTTTATTTGTTGAAAATTTTTGCAACTAACGGCACACAAAATGTTTATAAGGTCATAAAAAAATAATTTTCATTTCTTTTCACTTTAGTTAAAGGCACTTCATTTTTTTGAAGTGTCTTTTTTTTATACCTAAATTTTAAATAGCAATTGTTTTAGAATAATATTTGCTTTTTTTCTAGATTCTAGGTACTTTTATATAACCAAAAACTTATTAAAATGACAATATTAGAACAATTGCAAGAATTTGATAATTTTAGCCTAACAAATTGGAATAAAAAATCAAATTCTTTCAAGCAAAATTTCATGGACGAAATTGTTGATTTCGCAAATGATAATGAAGCTGAATTTAAAACTTATGTAAATAATTTAGAACCTGATGATTCTTCTGTTTTAGAAATTATTTATGAATCGCTATCAAAATATTCCGATTTACATTTCGACTTTTTAAGACAAGAAATGGACCGTTTATTTAATTTATTGATTAAAGAAAAAGTTGATGAAGACGATTTAGATGTTATTGATGGAATTTGTATTGAAAGATTTTATTTATATGATTATGAAAATTTCAAACTAATTATCGACAATTTAATTTCAAAATTATCTCCAGATAATACGAATGATATGAATACTTTTATTATTGAAACAATAGAAGATTACATGATATTTGTTACCGAAGAAAATCAAAAAACAGACATCGAAAAATGGAAAAAAGACTTATATCAACTTTATGAACGACTTGAGAGAAATGATGAAAAAAAATTGATTAAAGAAATTTTTAATGAATACAAAGAAAACCCTGTTTCAAAGTTTTCTAAAATTATTTTAATGTGTGTCCTGTTGGGATATTCCATTTTTTTAATATCCAATTTTAAAGAATCTTTAGATTTAAGTTTATTCAATACCAAACGATTCATACTACTTTATTTAGGCAGTGGTTTTGTACTTTCAACTATTTTTGATTTTACTTTTAGAATAATAAAAAACATGTTACTTCGTTTAATAATTTCAATTTTAATATTGGGACCAATTGGTTTAAATATCATCTTTTATTTTATTAATAATGAAAAGCTTCTTTTTCTGAAAGAATGGTTATTTGTTACTTTTTAATTTTCAAAAAGATGTTTTTTTAAATTTTCAAATTATAAATCATAACTGTACTTTTTAACTCATGTAAATTAGAAATATCTTACAGTTTTTGTATTTTTGATTTTCAGATAAAAAACAACAAAATGTTACAATTAACAAATACATTAAATACAGATGCAGTTGTTTACGTTGTAAACGAGCAAACAAGTATCGATTCACAATTTCCACAATATATACAAGAAACTTTCGAAGCATTTAAAACTTCAGATGCTAAAGAAGATTTTATTAAAGTTGGAAACAAAAATTATTTCTTCGTAAAAGAAAAACAAGATTTAGAAAAAATGCGCGTTGCCGGATTTGCCATTCGTCAAAAATTAGATAAAAAAGCAACGGCGATTACCATTGTTGGAAATGACGAAACTACCTTAGCATTAGCAGAAGGATTGACTTTGTCAAACTACCAATTCTTAAAATATTTTAAAGATGCAGATGAGCGCGAATATCAGTTAGAAAACATCTTTATTTTAGGAAATGTTGCTCAAGCTTCAATCACCGAAATGAATAACACAATTCAAGCTGTTTTTTGGGCACGAGATATGGTAAACGAACCATCTTCTTATTTATCAGCAAATCAACTAGCAAAAGAAATTCAAGAAATTGGAGACGAAGCAGGTTTTTCAGTTGAAGTTTTAGGCAAGTCAGAAATCCAAAAATTAAAAATGGGTGGATTGTTAGCTGTAAACATGGGTTCGATTGAGCCACCAACATTTACCATTTTAGAACACAAACCATCAAATCCAATCAACGAAAAACCAATTGTTTTAGTTGGTAAAGGAGTTGTTTACGATACTGGAGGTTTGTCTTTAAAACCAACTGCTGGTTCAATGGATTTAATGAAATCTGATATGGGTGGGGCAGCCATGATGGCAGGAACTATTTATGCAGCAGCTTTAAATAAATCTAACGTTCATATTATTGGATTAATTCCAGCAACAGATAACCGTCCAGGACAAAATGCGTATGCACCAGGTGATGTTATTACCATGATGGACGGTACTACCGTTGAGGTTTTAAATACTGATGCCGAAGGTCGTATGATTTTAGCCGATGCTATTTCGTATGCAGATCGTTTCAATCCAGAATTAATCATCAATGCAGCTACTTTAACTGGAGCAGCTTTAGTTGCCGCAGGTTCTCGCGCCGCTTGTTTAATGAGCAATGCCGACGAATCGATTAATAAACAAATTCTAGATGCTGGAACAAAAGTGTACGAGCGTATGGTTCAGTTGCCTTTGTGGGACGATTATAAAGAGCAAATTAAATCGTCTATTGCCGACTTAAAAAATATTGGTGGACGTTTTGCTGGAACCATCACAGCGGGTAAATTCTTAGAACATTTCGCAAAACAACCGTTTGTGCATATTGATATTGCTGGTCCAGCTTTCACAGAAGCTCCAGAAAATTACAAAGGTCACGGTGGTACAGGAACAGGAATTCGTACTTTATCAGAATTTTTCGCAAACTATAAAAAATAAAAATCAAATCCGTTAGCTTCTCAGT comes from Flavobacterium sp. I3-2 and encodes:
- a CDS encoding GEVED domain-containing protein, with translation MIKNRLLNNENCTSMLRKWLVLTLIFFTSIYFAHANQHFDLFNSSKKISYSTKLNSNCVEPTAQPTNLVLTKSGIIINGTFTVSNPTADKYLILRNIEGQTPNVPVNGNVYAVGQNNALNAYVVSYGSSTTFQTHYNQGVRGNNAYTFTIYAVNSECTGGPIYLVTNPLVDSITNCPITLNSITASAATSNSFTLSWPIGENGNALPMNRILEVATDLNFTNMVSNSPFTLGTEDISLNITGLNPNTKYYFRGKNATTICESDYATVGNIFTTCLPAGTFYETFDQVTGNVLPNCWSKITVGDSSSVPTVNVTSTYANSAPNGVTFYGNGADMTNLNNKAILVSPELSNVGQGTHRLRFSAKMSSSGGTYDLQVVALSSNTADTEIELIGTITSSELTPSYQEFSVNFNNYSGNANYIGIRRINGSSYSYLCVDDLIWEPIPTCPELQSAAASNPTIDGATVSWIDSMGTPTNGYEYFISLTNNMPSENEIFETTTNSTIQVSGLSNGTYYVFVRRACSNDDKSPWKQTTFSTIPTAPVPWLEEFGNTTPSGWTISGWSLGTASGYPGNPGMNLHKNLYGSGSSSSGTFTTIPVGPLNTNNYELSFDYRQGSYNSPYAPLTTWGNFTIEISTDFGQTWSQIGIVEDEQGEENGTYIHKIFSLQGYQSEYVKIRISATRTAGDYYLSFDNFQIKQPVVPIENVIVTTENNINPEILSQNGTLQLLAAVNPISQNQEVTWSIVSGEEFATINQNGVVTAVANGVVLVRATSVADLTKFDEISVTIEFEEDQTEYCIPTFFYPSSADEIVVNNISLSGETLTWNVNPVLYNEAGYADYTNSESVDLLAGNQYVLNFHSNWQDPNYVNVRAWVDYNNNFVFDNEEEIGYYNTGITSTGDGSFEFTVPQNTTPGLYRLRVMLQFPNSAPDNLHACGTINSYGIAIDYNLQVIESNIIQDDYCEVTVEYGVEPITLVNFSDLNNSTSANVDGTPAYENFTSMVANVVKETSYNLTVKGNTNGNFEHDIRVFIDWNHDFTFDMETEYYTASLLPSTGTDEVNVIIPILIPADAFVGNTRMRIIKDQWNIYEAGEFNACTDAYYGQIEDYTIQIQDATASVKPFDKTAISIYPNPSTGIFNISTEILLDRIEVYNVAGQQILTSKAKEVDLTEVSSGVYLLKIFATNGTQNVYKVIKK
- a CDS encoding leucyl aminopeptidase family protein; this translates as MLQLTNTLNTDAVVYVVNEQTSIDSQFPQYIQETFEAFKTSDAKEDFIKVGNKNYFFVKEKQDLEKMRVAGFAIRQKLDKKATAITIVGNDETTLALAEGLTLSNYQFLKYFKDADEREYQLENIFILGNVAQASITEMNNTIQAVFWARDMVNEPSSYLSANQLAKEIQEIGDEAGFSVEVLGKSEIQKLKMGGLLAVNMGSIEPPTFTILEHKPSNPINEKPIVLVGKGVVYDTGGLSLKPTAGSMDLMKSDMGGAAMMAGTIYAAALNKSNVHIIGLIPATDNRPGQNAYAPGDVITMMDGTTVEVLNTDAEGRMILADAISYADRFNPELIINAATLTGAALVAAGSRAACLMSNADESINKQILDAGTKVYERMVQLPLWDDYKEQIKSSIADLKNIGGRFAGTITAGKFLEHFAKQPFVHIDIAGPAFTEAPENYKGHGGTGTGIRTLSEFFANYKK